The following is a genomic window from Pseudomonadota bacterium.
CGCTCCGCTCTCTTCGCCCGAGATGACGTCTGAAGGCGCAGCCTTCCCCTCCCTGCGGCTCGCGCCACTGCGCGCAGCTGTCGCGTCGCCTGCGGGTGGATTGTCTTCCCCCGGCGGCGCCAGCGCCCTGGAAGGCGACCTCGTGGACGAGATCAGCGCCCAGATGGACGCTCTCGCTGACAATCCGAGCCTTCGCGACATGTACTATCTCATCATTGCGCTGCTCAAGAAGCTGGGGGGCGATGCGGTGCGAGACTTCGTGAAGTCGATGCACGCGGCGCTGGGGAACGACGGTCTGTCTCACGGACAACCTTCGTCGACGACGGGTGCGACATCGACGCTTGCCGTGCTCAGCACGTTCGAGGTGCATGTCGAGAAGATCACCGCCCAGGTGAACGTGCTCTCAGCCGATGGTTCTACCGCGGTCTCGGCGACCCTCTCGTCTCTGCGCGTCGAGATCAAGACGTCCATCACGGTGGTGAGGCGCGCGATGGGGGGCTCTCCCGAAGATCCGCTCGCGCTCGATCTCAATGGCGACGGCGCCATCAACCTCGATCGGGCCCGTCGCTTCGACCTCAGCGGTAAGGGCGAAGCCGCGCCCATCCCGTTCGTGAGCGGGGGCGATGCCTTCCTCGCCCTCGACCGCAACGACAATGGCCGCATCGACGATGGGACCGAGCTGTTCGGCGATCAGCACGGCGCGGCGCACGGTTTTGAGGAGCTGCGTCGATTCGACAGCAACGGTGATGGCGTCATCGATGCACGAGACGCGGTGTATGACCGCTTGCGCCTGCTCGGCGACTTCGATGGCGACGGTGACGACGAACAGAGGGGCCTCGCCGATGCCGGGGTGACGCGCATCGATCTGGCGTCGCAGGCCGAGGGCCGCGCGCTGGGTCCGAGTGCCACCCTGGCCCAGGCAGGACGGTTCTGGCGCGGCGATCGCGCCGATCTGGCGGGCTCGCTGCTGCTGCGAAGGGTGTAGGACTAAACGATCTTTTAGCGAGCGTTTCAACACCGGTCTGGTTCGGCCGTCTACGATGGTTGCATGAGCACCATGAGCCCTCTCAACTCGAGTTTGTCTTCGCTTCCAGCCCGTGGCGCGGCTGTTCCGCAGCCCCCTGAGCCGGTGAACGCGATTCATGATCGTCTCACCCTCGCTGAACGTGAGGTCACCCATCACGAGTCTGAACAGCAGCGACTCCTGAAATCGGCTGCGGCGGCGGCGGGCAGGGTTGACGCAGCCCAGCGGGCGCAGCATTCGTATGGCACCCTCGCCAACCGCTTCGCGGAAGCCCAGAACGATGCCGTCGACCGGGTGACCCGCGCCACGTGGGGGGGCCGTATCGCCGGATTTGGGGGCATTGCCGCCGCCATGGCAGGCGCCATGGGGCACATGCCCGTGGTGGGGGTGCTCGGTCTGACGGGCATCGCCGCGGCGGGCCTCCTCATCGTGGTCGTCGAGCGCGCGCGCCAGGAGCGTGACTCGGCGCACGAGGCCTATGTCCCCACGCGGGCGCGCTACGACAGCGCAGTGGCAGACGAGAAGGTGGCGCGCTTCGAGCAGGAACGAGATTCCCGCCTCGCGACCGAGGCCGGCGATCGGGCACGGGTTGCGCGCACGAGTCTCGAGGTGCTCCGTATGGCCCGCCACGTCAACGAGAAGCCCGTCGGCGGCGACGTCACTGTCGACGCGCACGGGGTGAGTCTCGGCGGAATCCGCGTCGCGAGGCGCGGGGTGCAGGCGGGGTAGCTCACGGGTATAAGCCCATTTGGGCTTCTAGTGACGGGTATAAGCCCATTTGGGCTTCTAGCGCGCAGGGCAGCGTGCGCCGACGTCGTCTCGCGCTGCGCTTCGCCTCAGATCATCTCCGACATCAGCTCTTCGCGCGGGTTGGGAATCACCACGCGGTTCACCAGCAGCCCCTTGTCGGCAATGACCTCGGCGCCGGCGTCGACGGCGCTCTGCACCGCCGCCACGTTGCCCGTGAGGGTGCAGAAGGCCTTGCCCCCCATGGCCATGGCGAGGCGAACCTCGAGCAGCTCGACGTTGGCGGCCTTCACTGCGGCGTCGGCCCCCTCGATGAGCGAGGCCACCGAGAACGATTCGATGATGCCCAGGGCCTCCAACGGGGCGTTGCGGTTGGTGCCGCTCAGGGCCGTGAACACCGTGTCGTGGATGTTCGGGATCACGAAGGTAT
Proteins encoded in this region:
- a CDS encoding BMC domain-containing protein; the encoded protein is MPNNCLGLIELSSIAAGFSVTDAMLKASAVELVLARTICSGKYMVVVRGDVAAVQAAVSAGTAEGDFSVIDTFVIPNIHDTVFTALSGTNRNAPLEALGIIESFSVASLIEGADAAVKAANVELLEVRLAMAMGGKAFCTLTGNVAAVQSAVDAGAEVIADKGLLVNRVVIPNPREELMSEMI